The following DNA comes from Acidimicrobiales bacterium.
GGTCAGGCTCGAGCGCAGGGAGGCGACGAGCACGACGGCGCCGGCGAGCAGCGCGGCGCCGACGACGGCGACGGCCGCCACGGTCGCCCGCACCCGCACGGTGCCGAGCCGGGCCCGCAGGCCCGGGCGCTCACCCGCCATCGGCGGCCAGCCGGTACCCGGCGCCCCGCAGGGTCTCGATCGACGCCCGCCCGAACGGCCGGTCGAGCTTGTTGCGCAGGTGGCGGACGTAGACCTCGACGATGTTCGGGTCGCCCTCGAAGTCCACGTCCCACACGTGGTCGAGCACCTCCCGCTTCGACACCACCTCGCCGGCCCGCCGGAGCAGGAACTCGAGCAGCGACAGCTCGCGGGCGGTCAGCTCGACCTCGACGTCGCCCCGCCACGCCCGCCGGGCGGCCGGGTCGAGGCGGAGGTCGCCGGCGGCCAGCACCGCCGGCCGCTCCCGGGCGCCCCGCCGCAGCAGCGCCCGCAGCCGGGCGACGAGCACGGCGTGGGAGAACGGCTTGGCGAGGAAGTCGTCGGCGCCGGTGTCGAGGGCCTCGACCTCGTCCCACTCGCCGTCCTTGGCCGTGAGGACCAGCACCGGCGTCCAGTTCCCGTCGTCCCGGAGGGCCCGGCACACCCGGTACCCGTTGAGGCCGGGGAGCATGAGGTCGAGGACGATGGCGTCGTACGGGTGCTCGCGGGCCATCCACAGGCCGTCGACCCCGTCGCCGGCCACGTCGACCGCGAACCCCTCGGCCTCCAGCCCCGCCCGCACGCCGGCGGCCAGGCGCTCCTCGTCCTCCACGACCAGCACCCGCACGCCCGCCCATGCTGGCCCAGGGGGCTGAACCGGCGCTGAACGCGCCCGGCGGCGCGCCAACCTGCCTACCGCCCGGTAGGGTGGTCGGGCCGCCGGCTCCCCTGCCGGCGACGGGCCCGTTCGAGAGTTGCTCCGAGTCGGCCTGCCGTAGTCCGACCGTCTGGAGTCTCGTCCCTTGACCTTCGCCTCGCTCGGCGTTGCCCCGCCCGTCGTCCGCTCCCTCGCTGCGAGGGGGATCACCGAGCCGTTCCCGATCCAGGCGGCCACCCTGCCCGACGCGCTCGCCGGGCGCGACGTGTCCGGCCGGGCCCCCACCGGCTCGGG
Coding sequences within:
- a CDS encoding response regulator transcription factor, which produces MRVLVVEDEERLAAGVRAGLEAEGFAVDVAGDGVDGLWMAREHPYDAIVLDLMLPGLNGYRVCRALRDDGNWTPVLVLTAKDGEWDEVEALDTGADDFLAKPFSHAVLVARLRALLRRGARERPAVLAAGDLRLDPAARRAWRGDVEVELTARELSLLEFLLRRAGEVVSKREVLDHVWDVDFEGDPNIVEVYVRHLRNKLDRPFGRASIETLRGAGYRLAADGG